The segment aaaaaacattCGTTGaatgaaaaacgataagtttttgtagctttttgtactgggcttagcaagctctatatactaaatgtaagaatcatgattcaactgcattaatggattaatatttttttgatggcaatgaccgctactgacaatcgtcgttttttctcaacgcactacccatgttcaaactacccgtagttgtcatacgtcagcgcatcgcatcaacgtattcaaagtgtattaacattctcctcaatgagtagcacagtgtgcggttgctcatacaactgcgttcagcaagaaagagcacagttaaaatgaaacggagcagaataaatcgcgttgaagactgagcacagtttgaatttttctcttctctttttttcttctgaggaggtgccatccctgcaTGTGACAAACTATTTCGAAGTACCCAGTtgtccgttagagggttaataacACGTGGTTTAAATGAGTTAGTTCACTATTTATCTTTATTCTTTGTATTACCGAAAAAACGTTCTATATTCGATTCAAAACGTAAAACACACCTTCCAGGATTTGGCAGCAGAAGAAACTACCGGTGGAATGGatagaaggagtggtttgtctcaGGTACAATACGATTACTTTACCGCGGAAAAATGCTTGCCAATGTTCTTTCAAATCTTGTCTTGTCGTTTATCTCCAATAGCGGGAGAGTTCGTAGGATAGTATCAGAAAGGGCTTTAAGATGGGTAGCGCTGAGATGTGGATCAGGATTTTACGGTACGACATATCGAAATATTTTCGTCGATTTCAACGCAGCATATGATACTGTCGATTGTTTGTGGTCGAACGGAAACGGCTATGGTAGCTAACGAACTAGTACAAATTTCAGATAAATTGACTCGGCTGATTGATGAGCTAATCTGGAGCGAATGAAGTGCTACGTGTGCATTTAGGAGACAATCTTCAGCCCATTTAAATCATGAAATGCGGAACCAAATTTAtgctttactgaatatcggtgaAAATTCTTAGAATGTTTTGTTGAATGTACGTAAAACATATGAACAATGCTCGAAAATATTGACAGccagtgacgtagccaggattttcgtttgGGAAAGGCCAAgctatttttttattagagaaattttaaacttaagaggttcactcgcctctggagggaggccaagttattgtgcagaaaaccatttgtttaagaaatatatttaatgcttatgttacagaatattctttcgaattaattaattaatttgttaAACTAAGTAATCATGTTacacaagtaactttctaatggttttcacaagtttgcgtacaatatgatttctgctaattagtttgctgttgagaagaatgttttacaggatttttaaagacactctcgcatcgagcctacttttcccttcgcaagacgcttcgatcaacgaGCCtatgccgcacaaagctgacgatgtacaaagcgctaatcagaccggtattcctattcttcagctgacgaattctTCGAagagaagaaggcagagcttcatccagtacgcgcgcattgttttcggcaactggcgggttgcttaactgccgaatgtttaactgaggaggacggctttgtctcgaggtataaaccgtcgatagtttcaAGGCCTCCAGGCCACCACCTAGGCCACCTAGCTAAGGCCTCCAGGCCACCACCcctgacagccctgcatgaaggtgAATATAAGTCGCATTCAGCgtatacagttttacccctggtagtattcttagTATTCTTTTAACCGTCAGCCCATGgatatgactactgaactgctgacagtgttcatctttctcagttttctaccgtttaaaacaatttattctTGAATTGCAGTGCAGAATGATTGcttaactaacctgtcagtcaattttcttgctcttgactaatattttacatctcaaagtttagttttttaaactaccTGCTTTTTAAGATCAATCAAACCttggctgaaggaaattaattaaagctttggagcaatgtttacgtttattacTAATTTATTGATTAACTGATTGTAGGCTTCGCTCGTTATCATaattaaaactaattaattATCACATAAAATTTACATAGAACAATCTAAAACTACATTTAATTTGCTACTTTGTCATTTGAACATTATCACAACACAACAATATCACGATGATTATTAAATATGGATATCATTCTGTACACTGGTTCGTTTCTAGCATAGTTTTGGACTCTATTTGTCAATTGAAAAGGCCTAACCCTCCTCAATGAAGAACGTCCATCGTACACGGTTATCTGACTCAACAGATACGGCGAGTTATACCTGCCGCAGAGTAGATCCTTTAAGAAAATAGTATCTGTGGTACGTCGTCTGCTCTCTAAGCTTTCCGTTCCAATCAGCATGCATAACGACTTGTAATCGGGCATTTCTCCAGACCAACCTAAATTCCGAAGGGCATAGcgtataatttttttctgaagtCGCTCGACTCGTTTCTTATGCACTTCATAGCATGGTTGCCATTATGCTCGCGTATTCAATACCACTGCGTGCTAAGGAATTGTATAGAGTAATAATGGTATACGGGTCATTCAGATCTCTACTAAGACGTTTAATTTAACCAAACAGTGAATTTGCTTTTGCTACTATCTTTTCAACATGGCGCACAAAGTTGAGCTCACTATCTATTTCTACTCGAAGATCGCATACACTATCCTTTCTAGGAATTACGTAACCTTCTattaaatactcaaacaacaatttgtttggttttcgagTGAACGAAGCCACGCTACATTTCGTTGTATTTACTTTGAGACCAAACATTTCGCAAAAGCCGACGAACCGATCGACGCTATCTTGAGGTATGCGACAATCGTTCATGAATTTTACTGGGAGAAGAATCTTAACATCGTTGGCATAAATTAGGACGTAAACATCGCGAAGTAGTTCCAGAAGCTCGTTCATGATagttacgaaaaataaaagtccaagatggcttccttggggtacaccagaaCAAACCGAATACGACATTGATTTGCTTTTATCAATCTTGACATATTGCGATCGGTTTCTTAAATAATCGTCTATCCACTGCAGATTCATTCCGCCTATTCCATATTTTGGTAACACAGCTGTAATCACATCTATATTAATTACATCTTCGACATATCCGTGTAGATTGTATCCACCTGATAACCATCCATTGCGCAGTTCTCGAGACAAATTCTGCCAAATTCGTTAACGTTGAGCGTTTTTTAAGGAAATCATGTTGAAAacttaaattttttggttcaatTACAATTTagtttgccgttgtcggcagttcaaaatgaatgaatgattcacactTGATTTCATTCCCTGTTgccgagaatgaatgaatgtagagaccAACTCGAACATGAATGCAAGTGATTTGatcgaatcgttggtttcaggttggcaatgctgagttcattttaTCTGTACAAtcagaaacagcaaagaatgagcagtatattgcatcaattaaggtatattgcataaattgaatatgagatttctaagtaCTGCATATGAATGGTTTGTTTGAGAAATCCCACAAGTTCTCAAACAAATGATTCATTGAGTTCAGCCTGTTTGttgtcgaaacaaataattgataattgagagcatatataatatcgataaaaactgtttttatatttttgcatttttacgTATTGTACAGAGCAGTTGATTAGCGACAGGCTAGCTAGAAACCATACAATACATTCATGATGAACTCTCACTGCACAATGTTAATTCTCAAATTCGAAAAAAGGTTCATATAAAGTGCCTGAAACGGTACATTACATTACTGCAACAAAATTACCGCAATTTTTTCATGCCGAGACTTATAAATGCAGTAGATTTTATTAGCAATGACCAAGCTATTTGAACACTTTTGTTATCATATGACAAATATAATTAGGTACTGATTGAAAATGTTTTACTATTTTATTTGATTCTCTATATGACTAACACTGCAAAATAAACATCTGTTTTCCGATACCCAACTCCAGACAGCCAGTCAGAAAATAACAGTCGGCTAAATATTGTTGCTAACTCACGGAGATCGGTTTTCCACCTCACCGAGTCGGAAGCGGagaataattttcttttcggaaaaACCTGCGAGTTCGCTTATCGCTAATTCATCACGACGTTCACCTTTTTCATGAATATTCACTATTTTTACCAACCACCCCCTATGCATGCAGGCGGGAATCTAGTCAACCCCATCTCGTAAATGGTAATGAGTGGAAACATTCTTAAGACACCTTGCCGCGGTACGTAGGGAAAACCTGGCGCCTACAAGACGTCACGGCGTCGTCGTCTGTCGCCGGCGCCGGCTGCCGATAGAGGCTGCTGTCACAGCACGTGCTACCTGTTGCATTGCATTGGGCGGCAGCAGGATTCAGTCAAGCGTGCGGATATCGAAAATCCTTCAGACAGAAGGGAAAGCGCGCGCGATCGCCGACTTTTACGGACTATATAAAAACGGAAGGATTGCACCGATAGCGGTACAGTTTTACGCCGGAAATTGAGCTTACCGTTAGTGGAACCCGGTTCGTTTGCAGCCAGTCAGCATCGAAATCCAGTAAAATTTAAACCCGGAAAGGTAATTTGATTTGAGCAATTGAGATTAGGAGGTGAAACCGTCTTTTCCCAGGGTCTGCTTCGTTTTTCTGTCTGAAAGTGAGTAAAAAATTGGTGAATAAttggtgttctgcaaaatttttgtaaGTAGAAAATCTGTTTGGTGAAATGATTTTTGTGTGCCGCTTTTGATTATTGCTACTCGAAGCAAGAAGTAATGTTTTAGATAGGTAGCTTGAGGAAGGTGGGCAGTAAAATGTTAGTCTTGACCGAAGAAAAATGTGTGACCATTCTGGTCAAAAGATTGGCTTTTGTGTTTGGTAATGGATACAACGGATCGCACATTTTCAAGCGTGGTGGTAGCATGTCTAAGGATATTGGTgaaatttgaacaaatttagcGATTTCTAGGATACTGACTAATTAATATTTCAGAAAGTGATGCGCCTATGAATGGGTTTGGCGTAGTACAATTGACCGTTGGCCTGTGCAATAATGTTGAAAAGTAGGAGTCGTGTCGTGCATGAATGCTGCCGAATTCTTTTGTGATATAAATAACATCTCAACGTTTCGCCTCTGACAAAAAATGGACTTGCGGCGCATCGCCATTTCTAGACCATCATCAGGCAGGGTATGAAGCAGGGAAATTCCGTCAAAGTGTCATTTCTTTTCTCTTACAGGTAATTACGAAAGATTTCATATGGCCTTACATCGCCGATGTACATTCAGTGTGATTTTCGTTGTCTGTTGCGGACTGCTGGTATTGGCAGTGGCAACATCGGAGGCCAGCCGGTCAGAACACAATTCAACGACCGCGTTTCAACGGGTCGCCCGAGATCGTAGACGTTATTGTGGCAAGGCATTGACTGCCATGCTGGCACATGTTTGCACCAGCTACCCTTCACCGTGGAGAAAGAAGTCTGGTAAGTTCAGGAAATAATTCATCAGTTACCACGCGTCTTCATCGTATTGGTGATAATGGGCACGCATGGTTATTTTTAATAGAATAAACGCTTAAATTTATATTACTAACTGAAATACTATCTGCTTTctgtgtattttttatttttgcagatcCAGCATCCGTAGAAGAGTCCTTCGAAGGTTCATACAGAGAACAACTTGTGGCGGAAATAAAACAGGACTTGGAAGAGCTGGAACAATTGGCCCCGGAAATGTTCAACGATAAACCGCCTCTCTTTCACGCGTTATATCCGCGTACATACCTGCAGATTCCGGACGAACCGCTGGATTCCCATCGTCGTGTTCGTCGTCAGATTGTTGACGAATGTTGCCGCAAAAGTTGCACCTTGGCGACTTTGAAGCAGTATTGCGCTAACTAGACGGATTAATGCCTTTTCGGAAACCTGTATGAGATGATCTCGCACTGTAGTATGGCCCTTGAATAAAGTGATTTTGATTTTGGCAGCGATGACCTTGTCCTTTGTGTTTTATATGCCAATCACAAATATTCGTGTTTCATCGTCGTTCATGAGTTTAActaattaattttcaatttcaaatttcaatttttgcaGAAACCTTCGATTCCATGAGTTCCACTAGCCACAACCCGTCCAGATATGCCAGCCGGGGGCTTTCGGTATTACACTGGGGCCTCATGGTTCTTATGGTAAGTCCCGCTGTACAGGGTGCCGGTCAACGCTTCTGTGGGAAACAGCTGGTTAAGATGCTGTCGATGCTTTGCGATGAGTTCCCGGATCTTCATTATGGCGTAAAGAAGTCAAGTaagttctttttatttttttttatcaacaaACCAATTAAAGCGAACCATTCGATTGCAGTGATCGACTTCGACAAGATGGACTATTCCGTTGACGACTGGATGCCGGGATACGGTCCGGAGCAG is part of the Sabethes cyaneus chromosome 2, idSabCyanKW18_F2, whole genome shotgun sequence genome and harbors:
- the LOC128737665 gene encoding uncharacterized protein LOC128737665, which produces MSSTSHNPSRYASRGLSVLHWGLMVLMVSPAVQGAGQRFCGKQLVKMLSMLCDEFPDLHYGVKKSMIDFDKMDYSVDDWMPGYGPEQDTIISNDLMVSPNHMSTDQHDPKVPLWVTMMYPQDYGFRSNAGRNDLIPPRFRKSPREGIVNECCVRPCGINQLLKYCKTVA